The Setaria viridis chromosome 6, Setaria_viridis_v4.0, whole genome shotgun sequence genome includes the window CGGCCACATGGGGGGAATCCCAAGAGCTTGATGTCGCCTGTGTACGCGACGAGGCCCAGGACGCCCGCGTCCTCGATCCATCGCTGTACGCCTGTAACGTACCCCGTCAGGCCTGGGAGCGAGCGTCCAAACCGTCCGCGCGCAGCGATGCTCACGCGAGCCCGACACCGGCACACGGCGTCGCTTGCGACGGCGTCGCGCGCCGTGCGCCTGCGGTAGAATCGTACCGCGCGCGCTGGTTCTTCGTCACGTCCTGCGTACTCCAGCCGCCAGGGGCGCGCTTCGGCCTCGGCCGGCCGGCAACAAAGCGGCCAACAGTGCCGGGAAAACGATCGGGTCAGCGCCGCACAGGGCGCCGCGCGGCCTGGCCTGGCGTGGCCTCCCTCCCCTGTGGAGAGGTAAGCAAAGCGAAGGcaccagcaggccagcagccgAGATGGCGGTGTCGCGTGCGGCAGCGTCCATGCTGCCGCTCGCTGCGCTGCGGCTCTGTGCCTCGGTCGGGGGTTCCCGGTCCCGTGCCCCGCGCGGCAACGATCGCGTCGGAAATTGGAGCGGCCGGCGTGCCGGCCGGGCCGCTGGCGAGGTGCGGTCGCGCGACGCGGGCGGGCCCCTACGCACGCACCGGCCGACCAGCGGCCACCGGGCTGGGCCGCGCGGCGCTGCTGTTTCTGCGCTGCTGCCTTGCTACGCGCCCGTACTTGCCGGGCCGGGGCCCGGTATTTGGAGTGGAGAGGTCGGTCGGGGTCAGCTGTCAGCAGCGGCgcgtagtagtagtagtagtgcGACGGGGGTTTGTGTTGTCGGGCTCAGTCAGGACGGCGTCTTCAATATGGGGATCGCGTCGCCTGCCCGCTGCTGCACAGCCTGCCTTGCCGCCATGCACGCTGCAGGCACAATTTTGGGAGCTGGCAACCGGACATACGAGGCAGCGCCTGTGTGCCAAACTGTAGGTAGCGTGATTTCACGACTAATGCCGTCAAATAGGTCAACGGGATTGTCTGTGGATTGCTCGTCTTTAATCATTCATTGTTTTCACACCATGGAGACATCTTGGAGGACAGAAATCCTTTGCTAAAACCATATCTCCTTTTCCCCATTCCTTCATGTATCATTGACCAATAATGCTGCTACGAAGTACTAATGGATCACATGCAGCCTGCAAGGTGGTTACTGTGTAGGCATGGTCATGGATAGCCTCAATGTTATCTCCAATGGATAATATGTACTGGCGTACCGATTACTCCTACTACACGTAGGCTTTTCATCTTGTTTCACATGTCGACACATGGAAGGAATTTGCCCTTCAGATCTTTCTTGGAATGAGACAGGCCTAATCATCTCACTGCATGCAACTATCTGCAATCATTTCTCCACTATTCAATTCCGCACCCGTACATTTTGAGCACACCAGCGTTAGTTAATCATCTCGTGACAAACTTCTTGGCCGGATCGATGGAGCTGATCAGCAATGCAtcaccatgtccatcacatgtTGCCCTAGCTTGTCTAGGATGTGGAGTAATCTTATACAAATGCAAATGATGTGAAGAACTAATGTGCAGGCTATTTTTAAGGGAGCATATTGGTTACGATTTTGATCTCTCCTGCAGCGTGATGAATCAAGGGAAACTATCTGTGCAACAAACAAAGGGTTGAAGATTGTCGCTTTGGATATATTTGCCAAGAATGGAcggagaagcaataatagactttgcttttGATTTATTCCCTTTTTATGCGTAcatcttttccctttttttcatGAGCTTTTGAGCTGAGAATGCTGTAAAACTTGGCTATGTGCGGTTGtacctttttctaaaaaacctCTTCATGAAAATGATGAACCAGGGAAGCAGCACACGGACACATAACATGAGGAAGGAGGGGACTGACAAAAGAGGTACCGTGCGCTGCTTCCCTAGTTCGGCATAAGAGGTAGCCAAAACTACTTCCCTGATCTCTCCGCATGCTGCTTCCCTAGCACCATAAAAAATTTACTTCATCATTGAAGCCAAAGCCATTTTAGAAAGAGGGGAGCTCTACCAAAGCCATTTTAGAAAGAGGGGGAGCTCTACCAGGGAAGCGACGCACGGAAGATTAGGGAAGCAGTTTTGGCTACCTCTTATGCTGAACCAAGGAAATGCATCACATGGTAGATCAAGGAAGCAGCATAACACGATAGGTCAGGGTCCCTTGAATTTGAGGCTTTTCGCCTAGGCATAGGAGAATGAGTTGAAGACCAGGAATAAGATATGAACCTATCCTCCGTTGCGCATTAAGAAAGTGGTAAAGTTAATAGGAGGCCAACATATCCACCATGTCAACATGACACGTAATAGTCTCTAGAGCATTGAAATGGCACTTAATCTTATCACGAAGCTCTTTTGAGTTTGCTTATTGTTGATGGATAACGGCCCCAAAGTAAACTCCGTCACAACAGCCCCAACTGTACCGAAGGGCTCCAAAGTCTGGACCACTTCGGTCCACTCCTTTCTACAACTAATGCCACTACTACCTAGAATTTTGTCGCTTCCCTAAGATGATAGCTATGGTAACAATAAATAATGAAGGTAAAGTAAATATCACTAGAAATTTTAACCATCTTTGATTAGCTGTCTTGTCGGTTATAGTAACCCCTATTTATAGGTGGGTGAACCATCTTAAAGTACAATTACACTTTGGTATGTTTAATAGCTATATTGTATTCCAGGAGTATTTTGGGGCAATATGGAGATTGTGCTACTTGTACATCCTTGCTTTCCAACCACTCCTCCATCACTGAACAACTTAGCACCCTTCGGTCACCTCCTCCGAAGGTTGCGCCCTTTGAGTTCATCTCCGACTGGTGAGAAATGCCCCCGCCTCCATCTTCTCTAGAGGCCTCGCCGCTCTTGATGTCATCCAAAGGTGCCTTCAGTCCCCTGCAAACAAACACACAAGAGAAGAAATGTCCCCAGGCCAGGTCCCTGGTGATTAGAGTTTACACACTTTGGCTGCGATTCTTCCGAGAACCGTCGGAGGCAAATCTGAAGTTATCTCCACCAACACTTACTAGTTTGTAAAGCAAAGGTGTTATGATCATgaaaatacaaacacttaaaAGTGACATAACAGTCTTATATAGAAGTTTAAACATATCCCATAGAGATGATGACATAAAAGAGGACCATAGGTGGTCATATAACATTCTTACATAAGTCCAAACAGATCGAAAAAAATGATGATATAAAGGAGGACCATACATGGTCATATCCAAATAGCGATTACTAGATAACAAGAAATATAACCCTATAGAAGAGTTATATTATTTTGACTTTATTCATCACCCTTGTCAGCGCATCAAATGTAGCTCAGAAGGTGAGGCAAATTGACAACTTTGATAGGCTTGATAATGTAGTCCTTTGCACCTCCATCAAGGCACCTTCATTCACAATAGTGTTGACCCCAAAAATTGGACGAGTACTCTGGCTtctgcgtcggacacacgacccaggagaatttgcttagctcctgttcgggttgtcgccctggtgcggttcgcgcggtgtgccagtcaatctgacccgttgattgacaaggaaagaaaagtattaaatttcAAGGTtttgatcggctaaagttccgatctgtttCGAAGGatgtatcagcgaattggccgaattactgtagagatgaccggctataaaacagccgatGATCACATAGCAATTGTAGaagaaactgctagagtaacctaaacaatgctacataagcaacacttggaacagatctaatcggctatatggtAATAAACAAAAAGTATTGATAAAAAGCCGATAGTTCGTGTCTCAAgatggataactgatgataaaaactaaaataacaggcaaaacctataattctagtaaatatcgataattggtgaataaatttaaatgaaacaacagcgatgcgcccgaagttaaagcttagatattactcgatacgcggaacttacaaattggccggagatcacgTCAATGCAGTCTTGCCAACTcacacgaactcgtgaaaaagaaagagggtttggcgaagtcgccgacttgaaagtaaagtacgtgAAGAAATAGATCtgtattgatgattgttgtgttgttttacaagccttacgaggcacctatgtataccctgttacaactgatttcctaaccgactataattttatttcttatttaaaaataataaatatttacacatGAATACAACCCGCATCAGAGTCGATTACTATTTTTCTATGGGACAATCTTCATCTTTATCTGGTCACCGTCTTGGCCTATTTTAGGCCCATATCGGCCAAACTGCcctggctcccaatcggccagtcttcaTCGACTCCTTCGGTGAATCGGCCGAAACATTGTagctcaatcggccgattccctgGGCAATAGCTTCTTGCTTATCCACATCGGCTACTTTTCTCTTCTTGACACCGACCTTAACACGTCTCAAAAACCGGCGTCAACAAATAGGAATATAGAAACAATTAAATACTTAGGGGAAAATTATTGAACTAATGCATGACTTTGACAATTTTATGTTCACTCACATTTTTATCCTTTCGGGGATGTCCTCAGTGCATGTAATCACCACCGGGAGATGATTAAGCTTGGGTATTTTCTGTGTGGGGAAACATAATTTTTCATTAATGATTAATTTTTTCGTTACACAGGAGTAAAATATTCAACGAAATATTTGATGAAATCATCAATTTCTTCGATAGAAAAACCCTACCTTCACCTCAACAAGAAGATCATAACCAGTCATCTCAAGCATATAGTAATCCGTCAGAATCAACTGCACATCATATTCCTATATTCATGTGCATACAAACATATATTTTAGTAAATAATCAGattaattaaaataaataaGTGCATTCTTGTAAATAGCAATTATATAAAATATTGATATACCATGTCCAGGAACTTCAAAGCTTGCTTAGGACCTTCCATAGCAATCACTGCAAAATATATAAGAACAATATCAAGAAATATATTAAACTTGGAACAACTTAGataaagatgtgaaaatggattgaatttatatattttataaatGGCAAAAATGTACTATTTATTATAACTCAAGGTGCATCTGATTGAAAAAATGCTAACCACAACACTACAACAAGAACATAAGTACACCTATGCATGGAAATTCACTAGAAGATACCAGAATTCTCTATTTACAATACATATGAAACTTAGAATTAAAAAGCTAGTACATCGTAAAAGGTTGATTATTGTAAATGCAAACCTCGGATGTTACAACTTTGTAGAAGTCTTGATGCAACAAGACGGTCAACACAGGAGTCATTAACCAAGAGAATGTGAGGAGTCGCCATGACAATCTCTACACAACCTGCTTCCTGTCAGGTTGACCTTTGAACCTTTGATGCAGGATGGTTCATATTGTGTTGTAGCTGTGGGGAGTGAAGCCACAATGAAGCTCTTTATATACTAATGTCTCATTGCACTATTGCATGCTCAAGTTAGATAGTTGCTGTTATACTATCTTCAAGATAGGTAGTTGCTGTTATACTATCTTTAAGATGGATAGTTGCTGTTATACTATCTTTTAGATAGAAAGCTAGTAACTTGATATATTGACGGTATCTTTAGTCTAAGAACAATAGCCGAAGGCTATACTAAAAATATCTCTAACATAGAATAATGTGCCTATGGTAACAATATCCTAAAGATATAGAAAACAATGAATCGTACAGGGACTAACGGATGGGGCCAGGGTGGCAGGTCCGCAAAGGTGCATTGTTTTGTGCACCGGCGGCGTTGAGACGTGAGGCTTCGAGTCACTAGTTCTTTGCACCGGGTGCATGAAGACAGAGAGGGACAGTGCTGTAGTGGTGCTGGCTGTGGGAGACCGACGGATAGGGCCTTAGTGGAATCTGGAGCAAGTGACCGACAGACATGACCAATGATCTAACATGGTGCTTTGCTATGGACTCATGTCGTAGGCCGGTGGACCGTCTTGGGTGGTGTCATCAATCCACTAGACTATGTGCAAAGAGGAGATGAGATGCATCGTCCATGCTGGGGGGATAGAACAAAGCAGGATCTTGGGGCTTTCATTGGTGACAGTGAGACCAGGTCGATGGGGAAGGGAACGGTGCAGCAGAGCTACCTAGGATGTTTATGTCGATAATGGGTGGTCGGAGCGACAATGAAAGTATTGATGATCATTATGTTAGAAAATATGGCCTCCAACTATGCATGGAAAATGACTCGTTGAGATAAAACAGCTTTGCTATAGGGATTTAAACTAATGAGTACCACAAGTTTTGTGTCCCAGCATGTTTTGCAAGGAATCTAGGTAAGTTGGTGTACAAATGCCATAAATGGTAGATGTATAAACATAGCCCCTAAGTCAAAGGATCAATGGTGCACAAGGTTTGGAGTTTCGGTCGAAGTTCACCAAAAACCAGCGAATTCTGGTCCTAACAGTAGAGACTGGTACCTAATTAGGCCTCTTTTATACACAAGGGGGGAGGGGTAGGGGGTCCATAGACCGTGGCCCTCAAGGGCACATCCGCAACAGTAGCCCTCAGCTATTTGGTCTTGGCTAACACAACAAGACCTAATAGCTACTTCTGACCAAAGAGGCCTAATTACAACTCAAACTTTGGCAGCAAGGAGTGCCCTTTGCAACCAACCCATGTGCCCCTCACTAGAAACTCCATCCTAAAAacgcagtggaaaaaggggcaTGGAGAAAAGAGTACGCACACACTCAGGTCGACAGAAGTGCCAACTCTAGACTCTAACTTCAGACACCTTAATGATGAGCTTTGATTCTATGggtgttgacgctcattattgatacacttttacctctgtttatcttcaataatgatataaatttaatacctaaactatcaATCACACCaaataaaccggtcattttaCATATGCAATGTGTTTTGGAGGATATTGTGTTTTTGTAGGAAATTAagcctaaaagtatattttttggataaagcactgaacggCAATCGAacctgatgaagaggaaggtcAAAGGGCCTAGGAAGGGgctaggtcgatcggcctagaggagcccaggctgatcggcctggcacCCTCTGGCGCCCCTTggtgcccatctttggcaagcaacccTCCAACATTTCTTAGGGGCTAGGTTTCTGAAGATATGGCATGGACCAGCTAGGGACCAAAGAGGAATCAGAGAAAATCAAGagaagatttggaaagtcatcgAAGATAAATCTCATCCCGAAACTACCGACATGCcaagcccacatgcaagtgaaaagaagattccatAGCACCTGaggagacttggagacgaagcaAGATGcgagagggcaaaaggaaggcctaggccaatcggcctgtgGGTTTCCTTTGCCCCCTCGTCTTCCAATTTTTCCCACGTtccctctggactataaatacccccaaaAACCACCAAGCCCGCAGATTGGAGATGACATACTCAACATGAAGCAgcaaagaagcagaaggagcttgaggaaacCACTTCGGAGAGTCGAGGGTTGTGCAGTTGTCAGGGGTTAGCGTAGGCGAGCCTCTGctggcgtgatcaccctgcgaggaagatcacgctggagttctggagctaggagtcatcaagatcaaggtaggatctcggtggtgatcttgtgatgtacaatcattcatggtgaagtaatagaccTACTcgtgttcttagcgatctatgtatctccttctatggttttatgctctaTTGGGTTTGCTTACTTTCAATCTATTAATCTATGATAGATTGTTTAGGATGTTCTTGTGGTCATGGTGACCacatttgcatgcctgatctatcaatgagtataacatgttcttttgatcgtGCCTTTAATCTACCTATGCTAATAGAGTAGATCGTGATGGGATCTTTCTTATGTAAGTTAGGGGGTTTTGGGAGCCGGACCGatggtgtagatttaaagatacttttaactaagatcatatctgtgttgctttgctatctatgctcaaaattacaacatatgcatagtctaggttgttGTAGATTGGTTATCTCTGCTCTATCTATTAGCTGTCTGtggttcacaacttggcatgCTAACAGCCGCCAATAGTGGGATGCTTCAACATGAGCTCCGATCAACACACCCTACTAGATGCATTGACCTTCCCCGCAAGCTCCATCCCTGTTGGAGATCGTCGCTTGAAGTAGTCGAGGTAGTCATGGCTGAAGGTCACTGCAGCATTATCATGCCTTCTCTCATGAGTGCTAGACAAACCTCTATCTTCTAGAATGGACTGGTCCTCAAGTACACCCCCATCCCCTATTGACTGGTGTTCGTGGGAGGAGTTTCACACATGGTGGAAGTAGTCAAAGTTGATAATGTATGGTAGTTGTAGTAGTGGTTGCCGAAGGTGATGTAGGCGTTGAGGCCCTCAAGCCAAAGTAGGTGGTGACAACTAGCCGCTTGGGCCGAAGTAGAGGCGGAGGTGAAGTCGACGATGATGTCGAAGGTGATGGAGAGCCCCTCAAGCCAAATTAGCAATGGAGGTGGAGTCGATAACAATGCCAAAAGTGACAGCAAGCCCCTCGAGCTGAATTATAGGCGGAGGAGGAGTCGATGATAGTGCCGAAGGTGGTGGTCAGCCCCTCAAGCCGAAGTAGCAGTGGAGGCGGATTCGATGATAATGGTGAAGGTGATGACAAGGCCCTCTACCTGAATTAGCAATGGAGGAGTTAGTGATGAAGCCAAGGTGATGGTGAGCCCCTTAAGCCGAATTAGAGGATGCGATGTTGTAGACGTTGCAGTTGTTGGTAGAACGCCCCCAAATCAAAATTTGACGATAAAGTGACAACCTAGGTAAGTTAGTGAAGGTGCGCCTTATCACCCTACAAAAGGTATTAGATCCTATTCATCCCTTCCTTTCTGCGAAGGTGACGAACATTTTACTATGACGCATAGCGCATTCTTAGGGAACAAATCCTTTTGCAAAAGTATTTAACCTTGTTTGTTCCTTCCTTCCTGTGAAGTTGATGAACACTTTAATGTCGCACATAGCGCATTTTTAGGGAACAAAATCCTTTAGCAAAGGTATTTGACCCTGTTCGTCCCTTCCTTTCTGCGAAGGTGACAGGCACTTTACTGTCACACGGAGTGCATTTTCTTTTATCCGTGCATGAAAGTAATGGATTCATGTAATGAGATGCTTTTGATGCATGCTTTTGATGTGTATGAATGAAATGGATACATTTGTATAGATATATCAAGGGGTTAGGCATATGAGAAACCCTACAAGAGAAGGTTGTGACTAGCAGTACTTGTGCAAGCATTAGATCCTGCACATAAGCGAGTATATTCTTGATGATTGATAGCATGTGGAGGGTAAAGACCGATGACCTTACTTTCACAGGTCTATTCTTTTTGCGAATTGCATTATCGAATTGGCAACCTGCTATATGGTTGCTTTCAATGTATCATGTA containing:
- the LOC117859989 gene encoding two-component response regulator ORR12; amino-acid sequence: MATPHILLVNDSCVDRLVASRLLQSCNIRVIAMEGPKQALKFLDMEYDVQLILTDYYMLEMTGYDLLVEVKKIPKLNHLPVVITCTEDIPERIKMCLDGGAKDYIIKPIKVVNLPHLLSYI